From a single Drosophila sulfurigaster albostrigata strain 15112-1811.04 chromosome 3, ASM2355843v2, whole genome shotgun sequence genomic region:
- the LOC133842949 gene encoding uncharacterized protein LOC133842949, whose amino-acid sequence MWTQLLKLHCMLLVGLLFGSGKAAGLLDASLAVIEAGGVAARQQEQMAVKAVLDMVPASARGSFLLYQLAKAINSGNYPWLEPQRQFLGLELQEQEQELIVEQQVDVVDSSWMAAMANEFQYVPVYENFPLDLQTWLMDSYSLDAIDVYDGWMRSTRRSGVGGQEICNAAGQCFEVAQIVGACCPF is encoded by the exons ATGTGGACCCAACTACTGAAACTTCACTGCATGCTGCTCGTTGGTTTGCTGTTTGGCAGTGGGAAAGCTGCTGGCTTGCTGGATGCCTCATTAGCAGTTATAGAAGCAGGCGGTGTTGCAGCACGGCAACAGGAACAGATGGCAGTAAAAGCTGTGCTCGACATGGTGCCAGCATCAG CACGCGGCAGTTTTCTGCTCTACCAATTAGCAAAGGCCATAAATTCTGGCAACTACCCTTGGCTGGAGCCGCAGCGTCAATTTCTCGGTCTGGAGTTGCAGGAGCAAGAACAGGAACTGATTGTGGAGCAGCAAGTCGATGTTGTGGACTCCAGCTGGATGGCCGCAATGGCAAATGAATTTCAG tATGTGCCCGTTTATGAGAATTTTCCGCTGGACTTACAGACGTGGTTAATGGACAGTTATAGCCTCGATGCCATCGATGTGTATGATGGCTGGATGCGAAGCACTCGACGCTCTGGTGTCGGTGGTCAGGAGATTTGCAATGCCGCTGGACAGTGCTTTGAGGTGGCGCAAATAGTCGGCGCCTGTTGTCCATTTTGA